A region of Roseobacter litoralis Och 149 DNA encodes the following proteins:
- a CDS encoding flavin monoamine oxidase family protein encodes MTPRHRADVVIVGGGIAGLYLADQLHQAGRDYLLVESRDRLGGRVLSETVNGAAYDLGPAWFWAGQPRIAGLISRFELPVFEQYAQGEFRFEDAQGRIQQGRGAASMQGSFRIDGGMGTLCTALAGQIDPSRILLNTEVRQLSRSDGDILIGCEAGAEIQARSVVLAIPPRVAAFLDFSPTLPTAATKTMAAIPTWMASQAKAVILYDAPFWRDMGLSGDAMSHKGPMVEIHDASTATGSGAALFGFIGVPPDRRDQQVLKSAIVDQLIRLFGSQAASANAVLIKDWAADTNTATQADHAPMTTHPLYGLPPALAGLWDGRLIFGGTEVAATFGGYLEGALEAADAALVESMLH; translated from the coding sequence GTGACACCTCGGCATCGCGCCGATGTTGTGATTGTTGGCGGCGGCATCGCCGGGCTTTACCTCGCGGACCAGCTGCATCAGGCGGGTCGCGATTATCTGCTGGTTGAAAGTCGGGACAGGCTGGGCGGTCGGGTGCTGAGTGAAACGGTCAACGGCGCCGCCTATGACCTCGGTCCGGCGTGGTTCTGGGCGGGCCAGCCGCGCATTGCCGGTCTGATATCACGCTTTGAGCTGCCGGTTTTTGAACAATACGCGCAGGGTGAATTCCGCTTTGAGGATGCGCAGGGTCGCATACAGCAAGGGCGCGGCGCAGCGTCCATGCAGGGTTCATTTCGAATTGACGGCGGTATGGGCACGCTTTGCACTGCGCTCGCGGGACAGATTGATCCGTCGCGCATCCTGCTGAACACCGAAGTGCGGCAACTTTCGCGATCAGATGGCGACATCCTCATAGGCTGCGAGGCAGGCGCAGAGATCCAAGCGCGGTCCGTGGTTCTGGCGATACCGCCGCGCGTCGCCGCATTCCTCGATTTCTCCCCTACTCTGCCCACAGCGGCGACAAAAACGATGGCCGCTATTCCGACATGGATGGCAAGCCAAGCGAAAGCCGTCATTTTATACGATGCCCCGTTCTGGCGTGACATGGGGCTGTCTGGTGATGCGATGAGCCACAAGGGACCGATGGTGGAGATCCACGATGCAAGCACCGCCACGGGCAGTGGCGCAGCCCTTTTTGGTTTCATCGGTGTGCCCCCGGACCGCCGCGATCAGCAGGTGCTCAAATCAGCTATTGTTGATCAACTCATCCGCCTTTTCGGGTCACAAGCCGCATCCGCGAATGCGGTTCTGATCAAGGATTGGGCAGCTGACACCAACACCGCGACGCAGGCGGACCACGCGCCAATGACAACACATCCGCTATACGGCCTTCCCCCTGCACTTGCCGGGCTTTGGGATGGCAGGTTGATCTTTGGAGGAACCGAGGTCGCCGCCACGTTTGGCGGATACCTCGAGGGCGCATTGGAAGCTGCGGATGCCGCTTTGGTTGAAAGCATGCTACACTGA
- a CDS encoding vWA domain-containing protein produces MISFVFPWAFLALPLPWLIWRFVPAHKETVPAIRFPFFRQVISEAQLTPAKGAVIMRRSWLQVIAASLIWILLVIAISQPERLGAPIETSKSARDLILAIDISGSMDTRDFTDASNENVQRLAGVRDVVRAFVEGREGDRMALIVFGSKAYLQSPLTEDTGTIVELLDQTEVGMAGPHTAIGDAIGLSIRTFEASEIEQRLLILLSDGADTASRMSPLNAAEIARGAGVEIFTIAVGDPDATGENRVDVAALQDIANRTSGSYFFAADQAALDEIYARIDELAPRLTETQSFRPRQTLHHIPLILAMFIGIGTVAQLQLASHRKMRA; encoded by the coding sequence ATGATCTCATTCGTCTTTCCATGGGCGTTTCTGGCCTTGCCACTGCCGTGGCTCATCTGGCGGTTCGTGCCCGCGCATAAGGAAACCGTCCCTGCCATCCGCTTCCCGTTTTTCCGGCAAGTGATCTCTGAGGCGCAGCTGACCCCGGCAAAGGGCGCGGTGATCATGCGTCGCAGTTGGCTTCAGGTCATCGCCGCCAGCCTGATCTGGATCCTGCTGGTGATCGCCATCTCGCAGCCCGAACGATTGGGCGCACCGATTGAGACCTCTAAATCCGCACGGGACCTGATCTTGGCGATTGATATATCCGGTTCCATGGACACGCGCGATTTCACCGACGCAAGCAACGAAAACGTGCAACGGCTGGCCGGGGTGCGCGATGTGGTGCGGGCTTTTGTCGAGGGGCGCGAGGGTGATCGTATGGCGCTGATCGTTTTCGGCAGCAAGGCCTATCTGCAAAGCCCGCTGACCGAAGACACTGGCACCATCGTAGAATTGCTGGACCAGACCGAGGTAGGCATGGCCGGGCCGCACACCGCCATCGGGGATGCTATTGGCCTGTCGATCCGCACGTTCGAGGCCAGCGAAATTGAACAGCGTCTACTGATCCTCCTGTCGGATGGTGCGGATACAGCCAGCCGGATGAGCCCGCTGAATGCCGCTGAAATCGCGCGCGGTGCCGGGGTGGAGATTTTCACGATTGCCGTCGGTGATCCCGATGCGACCGGGGAAAACCGCGTGGATGTGGCCGCCTTGCAAGATATCGCAAACCGCACGTCCGGGTCCTATTTCTTTGCAGCCGATCAGGCCGCACTGGACGAAATCTATGCGCGGATTGATGAACTGGCCCCGCGCCTGACCGAGACACAATCATTCCGTCCGCGCCAGACGCTGCACCACATTCCCCTGATCCTTGCCATGTTCATCGGGATCGGAACAGTCGCGCAGTTGCAACTCGCGTCACATCGAAAGATGCGGGCATAA
- a CDS encoding AAA family ATPase, with the protein MSARSDIDALIERMGEAIIGQRDVIERLVIGLLANGNLLVEGLPGLAKTRAIKALAKNLQCDFSRIQFTPDLLPSDVTGTEVYYQKEGGSEFKFEPGPIFANIVLADEINRAPAKVQAALLEAMEERQVTVAGTTHPMEPLFMVMATQNPVEQEGTYPLPEAQMDRFLMHVNITYPPVEDEVLVIRLVRGEEAAASATPDDKVKAEKPAPISQSSVFEARREIVAIHVSDAMERYMADLVNATRIPEAFGDDLKRWIEIGASPRASLALDKCARTHAWLKGRDYVDPQDVRAIAPDVFRHRLGLTYEAQGEGVSPDQVVAEILAQVALA; encoded by the coding sequence ATGAGCGCGCGCAGTGATATCGACGCGCTGATTGAGCGGATGGGCGAGGCCATCATCGGTCAGCGCGATGTGATCGAGCGGTTGGTCATCGGTCTGCTGGCCAACGGCAACCTGCTGGTCGAAGGGCTGCCGGGGTTGGCAAAGACGCGCGCAATCAAGGCGCTGGCCAAGAACCTGCAGTGCGATTTCAGCCGCATTCAGTTCACGCCGGATTTGCTGCCATCTGACGTCACGGGCACCGAAGTCTACTATCAGAAAGAGGGCGGGTCAGAGTTTAAATTCGAACCGGGGCCGATCTTTGCCAACATCGTGCTGGCGGATGAGATCAACCGCGCACCTGCCAAGGTGCAGGCGGCCCTGCTTGAGGCCATGGAAGAACGACAGGTGACGGTTGCCGGCACCACTCACCCGATGGAGCCGCTGTTCATGGTGATGGCCACCCAGAACCCGGTCGAGCAAGAAGGCACCTATCCGCTGCCCGAAGCGCAGATGGACCGTTTTTTGATGCATGTGAACATCACCTATCCGCCTGTCGAGGATGAGGTTCTGGTGATCCGTCTGGTCCGCGGCGAAGAGGCGGCGGCCTCAGCAACGCCTGACGACAAAGTCAAGGCCGAGAAACCCGCGCCGATCTCGCAATCGAGCGTGTTTGAGGCGCGCCGCGAGATTGTCGCCATCCATGTCTCTGACGCGATGGAGCGGTACATGGCCGATCTGGTGAATGCCACGCGCATTCCGGAAGCCTTTGGCGATGACCTCAAACGATGGATAGAAATCGGGGCGAGCCCGCGTGCATCTCTGGCGCTGGATAAATGCGCGCGCACTCATGCGTGGCTCAAAGGTCGTGATTATGTCGATCCGCAGGACGTTCGGGCGATTGCACCTGATGTGTTTCGCCACCGCCTCGGCCTGACCTATGAGGCGCAGGGCGAAGGGGTCTCCCCCGATCAGGTCGTCGCGGAGATACTGGCGCAGGTGGCCTTGGCCTGA
- a CDS encoding arylsulfatase — MAQDEKPNILVIWGDDVGQSNISAYTMGLMGYRTPNIDRIADEGMIFTDYYGEQSCTAGRSSYIMGQSVFRTGLSKVGLPGAELGMQEEDPTIAGLLKAQGYATGQFGKNHLGDRDEHLPTNHGFDEFFGNLYHLNAEEEPENIDYPGDAVMPDGRTFRETFGPRGVIKSSADGEIEDTGPLTKKRMETVDDETVAAAIDFIKRKEAEGTPWFLWWSGTRMHFRTHVSDERQQAANELVGKPVDEYTAGMIEHDMHIGQFLDVLDELGIADKTIVHYSTDNGPHMNTWPDAAMTPFFGEKNTNWEGGWRVPSMVRWPGLIEPGSVSNSIMHHMDWLPTYLAAAGRPTVKEELLDGITVAEVGGGREYRVHLDGYNFLPYFSGEVDTGPRQEIFYFSDDGDLTALRFNDWKLIFLEQKAYTTLRAWAEPWTELRLPLIFNLRRDPYERSYRTSNTYWDWLIDRAYMLVPAQAYVGQFLETFQEYPPRQKAASFSLEQVMEKLTASPGNP; from the coding sequence ATGGCACAAGATGAAAAGCCGAACATTCTGGTCATCTGGGGTGACGACGTAGGGCAATCGAACATCAGCGCCTATACGATGGGTCTGATGGGCTACCGCACGCCAAACATCGACCGGATCGCTGATGAAGGTATGATTTTCACCGACTATTATGGTGAGCAATCCTGTACGGCGGGGCGTTCTTCTTACATTATGGGCCAATCTGTGTTCCGGACGGGGCTGTCAAAAGTCGGTCTGCCCGGTGCAGAGCTTGGCATGCAGGAAGAAGACCCGACAATCGCGGGCCTGCTCAAGGCGCAAGGCTATGCAACAGGTCAGTTTGGCAAGAATCACCTTGGTGATCGCGACGAGCATCTGCCAACCAACCACGGTTTCGATGAGTTCTTCGGCAACCTGTACCATCTGAACGCAGAAGAAGAGCCAGAGAACATCGACTATCCGGGTGATGCAGTCATGCCCGATGGCCGCACGTTCCGCGAAACATTCGGCCCGCGCGGTGTGATCAAATCCTCTGCCGATGGCGAGATTGAAGACACCGGACCGCTGACCAAAAAGCGGATGGAAACCGTAGATGACGAAACGGTCGCAGCCGCGATTGATTTCATCAAACGCAAGGAAGCCGAAGGCACCCCTTGGTTCCTTTGGTGGTCCGGGACGCGCATGCACTTCCGCACACATGTCAGCGATGAGCGTCAGCAGGCGGCCAACGAGTTGGTTGGCAAACCCGTTGATGAATATACTGCGGGTATGATCGAACACGACATGCATATTGGCCAGTTCCTTGACGTACTGGACGAGCTTGGAATCGCAGATAAAACCATCGTGCATTATTCAACGGATAATGGCCCGCATATGAACACATGGCCGGATGCGGCGATGACACCCTTCTTTGGTGAGAAAAACACCAATTGGGAAGGGGGATGGCGTGTGCCCTCCATGGTGCGCTGGCCCGGTCTGATTGAGCCGGGATCGGTGTCGAACTCCATCATGCACCATATGGACTGGTTGCCGACCTATCTGGCAGCCGCCGGACGCCCGACGGTCAAGGAAGAGCTGCTTGACGGCATCACCGTGGCCGAAGTGGGCGGTGGTCGCGAATATCGCGTGCATCTGGATGGCTACAACTTCCTGCCGTATTTCTCGGGTGAGGTGGATACAGGACCCCGTCAGGAGATTTTCTACTTCTCCGATGATGGCGACCTGACGGCATTGCGCTTTAACGACTGGAAGTTGATCTTCCTTGAGCAGAAAGCCTACACAACTCTGCGTGCATGGGCCGAACCATGGACCGAATTGCGTCTGCCGCTGATCTTCAACCTGCGGCGCGATCCCTATGAGCGCAGCTACCGCACGTCGAACACATATTGGGACTGGTTGATCGACCGCGCCTATATGTTGGTGCCGGCGCAGGCCTATGTGGGGCAGTTCCTTGAGACGTTCCAGGAATACCCGCCACGCCAGAAAGCAGCGAGCTTCAGCCTCGAACAGGTCATGGAAAAACTGACCGCATCACCGGGTAATCCGTAA
- a CDS encoding DUF58 domain-containing protein: MRDIPARIRTNTLPDPAPVPAGLDTRIHVTLPHLRGLEGPARGLHFMPRQPARSVLNGRHTSRLRGRGLNFEELRDYMPADDVRSIDWKVTARTGKPYVRVFTEERDRPTLIVVDQRMSMFFGSVLNMKSVTAAECAALAAFAILEQGDRVGGIVFGDDLRAEIKPARSRAALNRFLSALASANQLLRPEAPTVPPQSINQVLGAVARIAPRNHLVIVLSDFDVIDDQTRKLVSGLSRHNDLILGLVTDPFADDLPPDAKLVITDGVLQAAVDMSDSQVHRDLSEFAKRRIAEIVDWQRQFGISVLPLTSAEDSLVQMRRLMGLGRR, translated from the coding sequence ATGAGGGATATTCCGGCACGCATTCGCACCAATACCCTGCCCGACCCTGCTCCCGTTCCGGCGGGCTTGGATACGCGCATTCATGTGACACTGCCCCATCTGCGCGGGCTGGAAGGCCCTGCGCGCGGGCTACATTTCATGCCCCGACAACCTGCGCGGTCGGTCTTGAACGGGCGGCACACATCGCGCTTGCGGGGCCGGGGCCTCAACTTTGAAGAGCTGCGCGATTACATGCCTGCGGATGACGTGCGTTCCATCGACTGGAAGGTCACGGCGCGCACCGGCAAACCCTACGTGCGCGTCTTCACCGAAGAACGCGACCGCCCCACCCTGATCGTCGTTGATCAGCGCATGTCGATGTTCTTTGGCTCCGTGTTGAACATGAAATCAGTGACAGCCGCCGAATGTGCAGCCCTTGCCGCCTTTGCCATTCTGGAACAGGGCGACCGTGTGGGCGGTATCGTCTTTGGTGACGACCTGCGGGCAGAGATCAAACCTGCGCGCAGCCGTGCCGCATTGAACAGGTTTCTAAGTGCCCTTGCCTCGGCCAATCAATTGTTACGACCCGAAGCCCCGACCGTGCCACCGCAATCGATCAATCAGGTGCTGGGCGCGGTTGCCCGGATCGCGCCACGCAACCATCTTGTCATCGTGCTCAGCGATTTTGACGTGATCGACGACCAGACCCGCAAACTGGTTAGCGGTCTGTCGCGCCACAATGACCTGATCCTTGGGTTGGTGACGGACCCGTTTGCCGACGACCTGCCGCCGGATGCAAAACTTGTGATCACCGATGGGGTTTTGCAGGCGGCGGTGGATATGTCGGACTCCCAAGTGCATCGGGACTTGTCTGAATTTGCCAAACGCCGGATTGCTGAAATCGTTGACTGGCAACGGCAATTCGGCATTTCCGTTTTGCCGCTGACCTCGGCGGAGGACAGCTTGGTCCAGATGCGCCGTCTCATGGGACTTGGTCGGCGATGA
- a CDS encoding rhodanese-like domain-containing protein gives MQKLKTSAADLVSAARARIKEIETPDLIAMMDDPDVVIVDIRDPRERERSGFIPGSYHAPRGMIEFWVDPESPYFKDIFGQSKTYVFHCASGWRSALTVAQLQDMGFDAAHLREGFSTWEKQGGPVAFADKKD, from the coding sequence ATGCAAAAGCTCAAGACATCTGCCGCTGATCTGGTCAGCGCCGCCCGCGCGCGGATCAAGGAGATTGAAACCCCCGACCTGATCGCCATGATGGATGACCCGGATGTGGTGATCGTCGATATTCGGGATCCGCGTGAAAGAGAGCGGTCCGGCTTTATCCCCGGCAGCTATCACGCGCCGCGCGGCATGATCGAGTTCTGGGTCGATCCCGAAAGCCCCTATTTCAAGGACATCTTTGGCCAGTCCAAGACCTATGTGTTCCACTGCGCGTCGGGCTGGCGCTCCGCACTGACGGTCGCGCAGTTGCAGGACATGGGGTTTGACGCCGCCCATCTGCGGGAGGGGTTTTCCACATGGGAGAAGCAGGGCGGGCCGGTCGCCTTTGCCGATAAGAAAGATTGA
- a CDS encoding MBL fold metallo-hydrolase — translation MTAVNLDQHPDVTAFFDAQSNTISYLVKDPASTACAVVDAVMQFDYASGRLSYDSADEIIAAIKAQGLTLEWIIESHVHADHLSGAPYFQQKLGGKIGIGEHITEVQDTFGKVFNEGTEFERDGSQFDKLFKDGDRYRVGEMTCFALHTPGHTPACMVHVMGNAAFTGDTLFMPDGGSARADFPGGDAGQLYDSIQRVLSLPDDLRLFVCHDYGPGGRAISWETTVGEQKAGNIHIGGGTSRDEFVKMREARDAQLSMPSLIIPSLQVNIRAGEVPRDANGNMTLKIPVNKL, via the coding sequence ATGACCGCTGTGAATTTAGACCAACACCCCGACGTGACGGCCTTTTTTGACGCGCAGTCCAATACCATCAGCTATCTCGTCAAGGACCCTGCAAGCACCGCCTGCGCCGTTGTCGATGCGGTCATGCAATTTGACTACGCCTCTGGCCGTCTGAGCTATGACAGCGCGGACGAGATCATCGCGGCGATCAAGGCGCAGGGGCTGACGCTTGAGTGGATCATCGAAAGCCACGTGCATGCCGATCACCTGTCGGGCGCTCCCTATTTTCAACAAAAACTCGGCGGTAAGATCGGCATCGGTGAGCACATCACCGAAGTGCAGGACACCTTTGGCAAAGTGTTCAATGAGGGCACTGAGTTTGAACGTGATGGCTCGCAATTCGACAAGCTGTTTAAAGATGGCGACCGGTATCGCGTGGGGGAGATGACGTGTTTTGCCCTCCACACGCCGGGGCATACGCCAGCCTGCATGGTGCATGTGATGGGCAATGCGGCCTTTACGGGCGATACGCTGTTCATGCCGGACGGTGGTTCGGCGCGCGCGGATTTCCCCGGCGGGGATGCGGGCCAGCTCTATGATTCCATCCAGCGCGTGCTGAGCCTGCCGGATGATTTACGCCTGTTTGTGTGTCACGACTATGGGCCCGGCGGCCGCGCGATTTCATGGGAAACGACCGTGGGGGAACAAAAAGCCGGCAACATCCATATCGGCGGCGGCACCTCGCGCGATGAATTCGTGAAAATGCGTGAAGCGCGCGATGCGCAGCTCTCCATGCCCTCGCTGATCATTCCGTCGCTGCAGGTGAATATCAGGGCGGGTGAAGTGCCGCGGGATGCAAACGGTAACATGACGCTGAAAATACCGGTCAACAAACTTTGA
- a CDS encoding SRPBCC family protein, protein MDLKDEIVINAPRQVVYDALNDAEILKECIPGCEELHKHSDTELEAKVVLKIGPVKAKFKGNVTLSPDAPPEHFSLKGEGNGGAAGFAKGGADVTLEEHEEGTLLRYDAHADIGGKLAQLGSRLVQGTAKKLAGKFFANLAEHVGEKS, encoded by the coding sequence ATGGATCTCAAAGATGAAATCGTGATCAATGCACCGAGACAGGTGGTCTATGACGCGCTTAATGACGCTGAAATCCTGAAAGAGTGCATCCCGGGCTGCGAGGAATTACACAAACATTCCGACACCGAGCTTGAGGCCAAGGTCGTGCTGAAAATCGGCCCGGTGAAGGCAAAATTCAAAGGGAATGTGACCCTTTCACCGGATGCGCCACCTGAGCACTTTTCACTCAAAGGCGAGGGCAATGGCGGGGCGGCAGGTTTTGCCAAAGGGGGGGCCGATGTCACCCTTGAAGAGCACGAAGAAGGCACGTTGCTGCGCTATGACGCACATGCAGACATTGGCGGCAAGCTCGCACAGCTTGGCAGTCGACTGGTTCAGGGGACCGCCAAGAAACTGGCAGGAAAATTCTTTGCCAACTTGGCCGAGCATGTCGGCGAAAAATCATAA
- a CDS encoding VWA domain-containing protein yields MGDFLFITLAELLRAFHFIRPFVLLAVPVVLGLWWMVRRGTVRKDQNTDGISPHLKKALTVGEAQGRRFTPIDGVAAAMILTVLAAAGPTWSRMPDPFVSPTAPVVIVLKNTASMEQTDVAPSRLELAKFKIRDLLEMRAGARTALIAYAGSAHRVVPLTEDAQIMVPYLEGLTPDVMPQEGNNAQGALALAMEILATEDAPGGILFLLDDLDPQDVSAITQAGANAVVLHQILPSGTNSRGLDMVEGAPVIPVTVDDADLRQIDRTLNAAYRAAVLETSTQPWHDRGWIFAIPAALLCLIWFRRGWTMKWAVVVLVTMTGVLQPQRAAAEGVADWFLTPDQQGQRAYNRNEFKRAAELFQDPMWQGYAMMRDGQYDKAVEVLARIETAEAAFAQGLAHIRNRQYRDGVRAFETVLERDPDYPGAAENLATAQEIVDYIETVQEQSDTGEEAGIGADDTVFDNESERGAETQIEASDPDELGMLSAEQWMNTVDTRTGDFLRQRFLIEQSRSTE; encoded by the coding sequence ATGGGCGACTTCCTTTTCATAACTTTGGCAGAACTGCTGCGGGCGTTTCATTTTATTCGGCCGTTTGTCTTGCTGGCCGTTCCGGTGGTTCTGGGTCTGTGGTGGATGGTGCGCAGGGGAACCGTTCGCAAGGATCAAAACACTGACGGCATCAGCCCGCACCTGAAGAAAGCGCTGACAGTGGGCGAGGCGCAGGGCCGTCGTTTTACGCCCATCGATGGTGTTGCAGCGGCCATGATCCTCACCGTTCTGGCAGCGGCGGGGCCCACGTGGTCGCGCATGCCTGATCCGTTTGTGTCCCCGACAGCGCCCGTGGTCATCGTACTGAAAAACACAGCGAGCATGGAACAAACGGATGTGGCTCCGTCGCGGTTGGAACTGGCAAAATTCAAAATTCGTGATCTGCTTGAGATGCGGGCGGGGGCACGCACGGCATTGATTGCATATGCGGGTTCTGCGCATCGCGTCGTCCCCTTGACCGAAGACGCGCAGATCATGGTGCCGTATCTCGAAGGGCTGACGCCTGATGTGATGCCGCAGGAAGGCAATAATGCGCAGGGTGCGCTGGCTTTGGCGATGGAAATCCTTGCGACTGAGGATGCGCCGGGCGGTATTCTCTTTCTTCTGGATGACCTTGATCCGCAAGACGTCAGTGCCATTACACAAGCGGGTGCAAATGCGGTTGTGCTGCATCAGATCCTGCCCAGCGGCACAAACAGCCGTGGCCTTGATATGGTGGAAGGCGCCCCGGTGATCCCGGTCACCGTCGATGATGCAGACCTGCGCCAGATTGATCGCACGCTGAACGCGGCCTACCGCGCGGCCGTACTCGAAACGAGCACCCAGCCATGGCATGATCGCGGATGGATCTTTGCCATTCCGGCGGCTTTGCTCTGTCTGATCTGGTTCCGCCGGGGGTGGACGATGAAATGGGCCGTTGTTGTGCTCGTCACGATGACCGGGGTACTTCAGCCGCAACGCGCCGCCGCCGAGGGTGTCGCTGACTGGTTTCTGACCCCGGATCAACAGGGCCAGCGCGCATATAACAGGAACGAATTCAAACGCGCTGCAGAGCTTTTTCAGGACCCGATGTGGCAGGGATATGCCATGATGCGCGATGGGCAATACGACAAGGCCGTTGAAGTTCTCGCCCGCATTGAGACAGCAGAAGCCGCGTTTGCGCAGGGTTTGGCGCACATCCGAAACCGCCAGTACCGCGATGGGGTACGTGCCTTTGAAACCGTGCTGGAGCGCGATCCGGACTATCCGGGTGCGGCAGAAAACCTCGCGACAGCACAGGAAATTGTCGACTACATTGAGACTGTGCAAGAGCAATCAGATACAGGCGAAGAGGCAGGCATTGGCGCGGATGATACCGTGTTTGATAACGAATCCGAGCGGGGCGCCGAGACGCAGATTGAGGCTTCGGACCCGGATGAATTGGGAATGCTCTCGGCTGAACAGTGGATGAACACGGTTGATACGCGCACCGGAGATTTTCTGCGCCAGCGGTTTCTGATCGAGCAAAGCAGGAGCACCGAATGA
- a CDS encoding HAD family hydrolase produces the protein MRGLLFSAAICLATSPALSDPLPSWGSTENKSTIISFVESVTDPTSPDYVTPADRIAVFDNDGTLWGEQPVYFQLIYALDRLKTKAEADPSILTSDILRAAAEGDLETVAAGGVEGLLEILAVSHSGMSVDAFQDDVRAWLDEARHPTTDMRYDAMIYQPMLELLSYLRDEGFQTWIVSGGGVHFIRAFAESAYNIPPEQVIGSAGPTEYVDGQVMKLPGIDFVDDKEGKPVGIDSRIGKRPIIAGGNSDGDFAMLEYTTAGDGPRLGILVHHTDAEREFAYDREGHIGVLNRGLDEGPDRGWVIVDMARDWEQVWPE, from the coding sequence ATGCGTGGACTTCTGTTTTCAGCCGCGATTTGTCTGGCCACATCGCCTGCCCTGTCCGACCCTTTGCCGTCATGGGGATCGACCGAAAACAAATCGACTATCATCTCATTTGTGGAGTCCGTAACGGACCCCACGTCGCCGGACTATGTCACCCCTGCCGACCGGATTGCGGTATTCGACAACGACGGCACGCTCTGGGGCGAACAGCCGGTCTATTTTCAGCTTATCTATGCGCTTGATCGGCTGAAGACCAAGGCCGAAGCAGACCCGTCGATTCTAACGTCTGACATCCTGAGGGCAGCTGCCGAGGGTGATCTGGAAACCGTCGCTGCGGGCGGTGTCGAAGGTCTGTTGGAAATACTCGCGGTCAGCCATTCGGGCATGTCCGTCGACGCCTTTCAGGACGATGTCCGCGCTTGGTTGGACGAGGCGCGCCATCCGACAACCGACATGCGCTATGATGCGATGATCTACCAGCCGATGCTGGAATTGCTAAGCTACTTGCGTGACGAAGGGTTCCAGACGTGGATCGTTTCCGGAGGCGGCGTGCATTTCATCCGTGCCTTTGCCGAAAGTGCCTATAACATCCCGCCCGAACAGGTAATCGGCAGTGCGGGGCCAACGGAATATGTCGATGGTCAGGTGATGAAACTGCCCGGCATTGATTTCGTTGATGACAAAGAGGGCAAGCCCGTGGGCATCGACAGCCGCATCGGAAAACGCCCTATCATCGCGGGCGGCAATTCTGACGGCGATTTCGCGATGCTGGAATATACCACGGCAGGCGACGGGCCGCGTCTGGGGATACTCGTGCATCACACGGATGCAGAACGGGAATTCGCCTATGACCGCGAAGGGCATATCGGCGTGTTGAACCGGGGACTGGACGAAGGTCCGGACCGGGGTTGGGTCATTGTCGATATGGCCAGAGACTGGGAACAGGTCTGGCCAGAATGA
- a CDS encoding DUF4381 domain-containing protein → MSEETPSTDAPTSLVDLINKLVEPVEPASISMVPQTGGWVVLAVVLILVALYVVLRTRAHLQRNAYRKAALSALEQAGDDAAAIATILRSTALAAFPRAQVASLSGAEWLAFLDRSAGMDDFRNGAGQVLATAPYASPARADPALREAAKSWVRRHQRQVSA, encoded by the coding sequence ATGAGTGAAGAGACCCCATCCACCGACGCACCGACCAGCCTTGTCGACCTGATCAATAAACTGGTCGAACCGGTCGAACCGGCGTCCATTTCCATGGTCCCGCAAACCGGCGGATGGGTGGTGCTGGCGGTGGTGTTGATCTTGGTCGCACTTTATGTCGTCCTTCGCACCCGCGCCCATTTGCAACGCAACGCCTACCGCAAGGCAGCCTTGTCCGCGCTTGAGCAGGCAGGCGATGACGCGGCCGCAATCGCGACCATTCTGCGCAGCACGGCATTGGCCGCCTTTCCACGTGCACAGGTCGCCAGCCTTAGTGGCGCCGAATGGCTGGCGTTTCTGGATCGTTCTGCGGGTATGGATGACTTCAGGAACGGCGCAGGGCAGGTCTTGGCCACCGCCCCCTACGCATCGCCTGCGCGCGCCGATCCGGCACTGCGGGAGGCTGCAAAAAGCTGGGTGCGACGACACCAACGGCAGGTTTCGGCATGA